TCCTGATGCTGTTGAAGGAAAACAGTTTATCATTCatggagatctgattgactgGAGGAGAAGTTTTAACCAAGTATTGACATAGCGctattttgtttggggggggggggattccatttTCTATATAGCTTGAGGGTTGGAAGTTTCTTATTGTGGATGATAGGGATCTCCAATAAAATCAAAGCCATCAACTTGGATAAGATAGATAAAATTTTCCTTTTCAATGGCTAATTTGCTTGTATTTTATGAACAACAAAAACAGTGGCTAAATTACCCAACTTAATACCCATttcaagttgttgttgttgtttttactcaaATAGGTATTGCCCATATCAGTCTGCAATGATCCCTGCTACCCTGgtttttacaagaagaagaaggaaggagagatgTTTTGTTGCTATGATTGTGCTCCCTGTCCAGAAGGAAAATTTTCAGACAGGAAAGGTAGGTGAAATGGTGCTTCAGTTTCCGCAGCATTCTGTGTGAATACAGATGATTGTTTCCCTAAGATGAAGCTGTTGGAACCCATTTCTTGTGGATTGGAAAGTGCCATcctaccaaaggttaggaaaacatcTTCAAAGAAAATTGTTTCATCTTTTGCTTGTCACTAATCACTTCAGACATTCAGAAGTGGAGCGTTAGAGATAAGAAAACTAGATACACACATCCCTGTGTTCTGTTCATTCCATCAGAGTGTGTGGTCCCAAGAGAACGGCATCATTTGATATTTAACTTTTCGCTATTCATTAAAATGAGATGTGAATAAGTGAAAATTGAAGTAGACATTGTTTATGGTTCTGTTAAAATGATTTAAGGGTAAGTGCAGAACATCACACAGCACTCTGTGCATGTCTAGTGCCcccaagtagcagctgacttagggtgactccagcaagggactttcaagtcAAGTGAGGAGCAGAAGCAGTTAaccattgttttcctctgcagGGTCCTCCTTGATAGTCTCCACTCCAAGTGCTGACACTGCTTAgattcccagatctgatgagatcatgctacaccatgctgccttcgctCCCACAGAGCAAATCACAGATCATTATAAAGATTGAAAGCAGAACAAGAGAGTAAGAAACTTCACCCTGCCTTCTCAGACATCTTACTAGCAGTTATAAAATACTCTGAATAATGCATCCAACATTTAGAAGCCCCAAAGACCCATACCTGTGATGACTTCTTTTATTTTTCAGACATGATTGACTGTATCACATGCCCTGAAGATCAATTTCCAACCAAGGACCAAGATCAGTGCATTCCAAAAAGCATCATCTTCCTATCTTTTGAAGAACCTTTAGGGATCACTTCAGCAGTTCTAGCTGGTTCCTTATCCCTGATTGCTGCCTTAACACTGGGGATTTTTGTGAAGCAAAGAGATACCCCCATAGTCAAAGCCCACAACTGGAATATCACCTATACGCTCCTTGTCTCTCTCCTACTCTGCTTCCTCTGTCCTTTGCTATTTCTGGGAGAACCAAAGAAGGTGACCTGCCTTTTCCGACAAGCTGCTTTCACCATCGTCTTCACAGTGGCTGTTTCTTCTGTCTTGGCCAAAACTATCACTGTGGTTGGAGCATTCATGGCCACCCAACCAGGGTCTAGCCTGAGAAAATGGTTGAGGAGAAGACTGACCAACGGCATCCTTCTGATTTGTTCTTTCATTCAAATCACAATATGTATGGTGTGGCTTGGAACCTCACCCCCTTTCCCAGATGTTGACAGACAGACACTGACACAAGAGATTGTGGCAGAATGTAATGAAGGGTCTGTTGTGATGTTTTCTATTGCTCTGGGCTACTTGGGACTTCTGTCTATCATGAGCCTCATTGTGGCTTTTCTAGCCAGGAAGTTGCCAGAtagtttcaatgaagccaagttcatcaccttcagcatgctgatcttttgcagtgtttggctaTCTTTTGTTCCAAGCTACTtgagcaccaaagggaaatacatggtagctgtggagatcttctctatcttggcCTCAGGGGCTGGGTTACTGGGCTGCATCTTTTTgcccaaatgctacattattcTTCTAAAGCCTGACTTGAATAAGAAGGAGCTGCTAATTAGAAGAATAAATTAAAAACTCTCTTTGATATGTATTTCTTATATTATGTTAGTGGAAATGTGAGTGGGCTGATTGTAGAAGTTTGGATGGGCTACCGTGAGGGTCGATAAATTCTCTTTTATGTCTCATTGTGGAATGCAGAAGGTATGTGTTGGAAGCAGACACATTTTTTTGTATACATTTGCATGAGTCAAGTATAGATAATAAACCTGAAGTTTACAATATATTCATTCACAGCCCCTTTTCTATGCCACTCTTTGAAACCTCTTGccttttatggggaggggccatggctcagtcatagagcatctgcttggaatggagaaggttccaggttcaatccctggcatctccagttaaagggactaggcaagtacagtaggtgatgtgagactctggagagccgcagccagcctgagtagacagtactgactttgattgaccaagggtctgattcagtataaggcagcttcatgtgttcatgagttcatgCTTACTCAACAAATATTATGAAGTAGGTTAGCCTAAGAGAGAATGTCTGGCACAGTCTAGTCTATTCCCCAGGCAATTCAGACTTGTGCCTTACCCATTCTAGTCTGACATTCTCAACCAAGTTCTATGCTGTTATGGTCTATAGCTTACAAATCCACACAAGAGTACTTCCATTGGGTGAGGAAATGATACAGCTTTGCCTATTTGCTGCAATCCATCAATGTAGGAATCATAATATTTGCATTCCCATGTCACCCTCCCACAAACACCTGCTACTCTAAACCCCATGATATGATGCTAAGTCCCATACATTGCATTGACCACTCAAGAGATCTCCCATGGGATGGGAAATAATATTATGTCTCCTGTGGGGCACTTTTTCTGACATCCATCAGTTTTGGAATCATAATAATTCCATTCCCATGACAGACACGTAATACCTATGAATGGAATGATTGAAAGACTTGCTTCAACTCCAAAACATTTCCAAGCTGCTGACTGGAAATCTCACAAATCAGGATTTTATTAGTAGCACAGTCCAAGGGGGAAGGAATTTTGATTTGGTTATGAGATGTGATCCAATCACACTTCACAGTGATTCGTAGTTTGAGTGTCAAAGACTTGATCTGCCCTGAGAGTCTTTTGGAATGTGGCATACTAGGGCCTCcaatatataaaaacatttaGCATATTCCAAAATGCATTAATTGATTCACTGTAGGGCTGGATTTCTTATGGGCTTTTTGTACCTTTGGGAAACCTCAGACTCCAAATTACCCAAATCAGTATTATACATGTGTCAGGGCCATAATGTGCAAAGGTGTCTCCACAGCTTGTACAGAGCAAACACGTGTAGTTTGGGCACCTATATACTGTACCTGAGACCTTAGCCTATGCATACCAAGGTCCAGATGGAAATCAATACTCagaaaaatgtggggaaaatgacACTTGAAGTGGGGTTTCTATTTTATTAACAGCAAAAGAACCCAACCTAATCTGTGTAAtgtagaaaatatttaaaaaaaaaatacagaagggaGTGGGACCTTGCTTAATTTTTTTCAAGgacatttcgggtttgggtttattagatccaatttttttgggggggggacaaaaaaaaccccatactggtaaatgggtatttcctctttatttctgggtttccaacaaacaaacatacaaacaaacaaacaaaccaaaaacaggTCTATTATATCCTATGGAGATTCTTTTTCAAGGCTCTGGGGggcgttttttgaggtagagtcaccaaatttgcagggtggctgcaagggactctcctcagATGGCCACAAAGGTTTGTCCTTGAGCTCAAGATCATGAAGACTTTTCTTATTCCATCATCCTAGGAAGCCTAGCTGGGAAAGTTTCAAGTCTTCCCAAATGAGGCCAATGATCTTGAAAACAACATGTTCCAATCTGCTGAGCAAACCTGCAATGTTAAGAAATCAGGGCCTGACAATTCAAATGGATATTTCTCTTGCGCTCATGTTAGAGCTATCTACCTCTGAAAAGCACTAGCAGAAAGAGTAGTAAGGTGGTAATCAACATATATATCACAGTGTGTCCAACATAGTGGAAAGTGTACACAGCATTGTGTGTGAATCAAGCCACTGATTAACCAACCTGCCACCAAATATTGGAGGGGGATTAGTAGAATTCCCTCTTAGTTAGACCTTGGAGCTTCAGAAATAAGGAACTCCATATTGTGCAGAGATTCCACTGATTGGAAGAGGCCCTTGAAATTGGAGCAGCTTTCCTAAATGCTAGAAGGGCATCGTGGACTTAAGGGGAACTCTTATCTGACAACATCCATTTATTTAGATATGCATATCCCACTTTGGAGGGATAACCCTCTCCTTCCAAATGGGGAACTAAAGTGGATTGCAAAATCATGCCTTTTATGGTGACAACAACAGTAGTGTGGAGTTGGTTAGGGTAGGAGAGAGTGACTGCACCGGGCTGCTTTCAAGTATGGCTAAATAGGGATTCAAGTCCGAGCCTCACAAAATGCATTCTGAGATTCTAAACCATATTCTGTTCTTCTAAGATCCATATTTTCCAAGATCACACCAGAGTactcccgtgtgtgtgtgtgtgtgtgtgtgtgtgtgtgtgtgtgtgtgtgataaaatgctatcaagtcacagccgacttatggcaaccccacatggggttctcaaggcaagagactaacaaaagtggtttgccagtgccttcttctgcatagcaacactggcattccttggtagtcttccctccaaatactaaccagggctgaccctgcttagcttccaaaagctggcaagatcaggctagaccatgctgccttccctttgaGTACTCCCATAGGGTGGGGAAATTAATATACTTCTCTTGCAGAGCACATTTGGGAGGGAAGTTAGAATGATATAGCCTAAGATCTtgacttggattggagaccaacaaggaagactctgcagactaaggcaatggcaagccacctctgcttctcattggcCTTGAAAGTTCCATGCTGTAGTTTCCAGCAGTTTATTGCGACTGGACTGCACCTACATATATACGCAGCCCATTTACTGCAATCCACTGATTAAGTGATCATGATAATTCTATTCCAGTGACCCTCCACTATACACATAACACAGAATTCCTGTGAATAAAAAGACTGAAAGATTCATTTGAACTCCTAGACTTTTTTCAGGCTGCTCATTGAAAATCTAACAAATGATGGTTTGATTTCCAGAACAGTCCATGATGGACAGAATTCTGATTTGGATGTGAGAACTGATGCAATCGTACTTCCCAGTCATCTGTAGTTTCAGAGGTAATGTTTTGATCTGCTTTGGGCACCAGTTGGAAGATAGCACACTAGAGCCTTAAAGATATACTATACTTCAGCATATTCCCAAAAACACTCATTCATTCACTCTAGGTCTGAATGTTCCTGGTGGTTTTTGCACCCTATGGAAACCTCAGACACCTCCCTCTAGATTGGGAGCAATCTTCAGCAGAtcttctcagaagtaaatccGATTTTCTTGAACTCCTTGGAAAATATTCTTATGATTCCAGCAGAGGGAACAGGGAAAAAATCATACCAATGGGGCCACTCAAAGTCCAAACTTGGCAAAGATAAATATCCTCCCCTGCAATTATCAATATCACTGTATTTACTTGATCCCAAGTGCCAAAGGTGCCAAAATAAACAAGTCTGAAAGAGCTTATAAGAAATATCTGTTGTCATGGAGAGCtgcaagaagggaaggaaggcaatACTCTCTCAGTTTGTTCTTTCCTGCTTTGCTCAATAAGTGAGACATTATATTGCAGTGTGTGCCACCTCAGCTAGCATTCAAGGGGTTCATTTGCAAGCAGTAGAAAACGAGCTGCTGTATATCACTTCAAGAAGAATATTGGCACAGGTACAGTGGAGATAGCTTTTCCTTGTGGGATGTTGAGTCTGACGGTGTTGCTTGCTTTGTTGTCTCCAATGGTTCACAAACTGAATACTCTTAACTGCCCTAAGAATTTTTCCCTCCCTGTTCTCCATGAGTGGTATCAGCCAGGAGACTTCATCTTTGGGGAGATTTCTTCTCAGTTCACTATCCAAGTTCACAGTTTTGATTTTGACGAACTTCCTCCACAGCGGTTGCCTTAGTCTCCCGAGTAAGCATTTTTTCCCATTAACTCTGCAAGTGCAGCCCAATCACAAATGATAGTAATGGTTTATGGAACTGGCATGATGCCAAAAGGACACGTGCCCTTTGTGCACCCCAGATTTTCTGCTTTCAAATTGCTTGTGGCTCTTGCTCGGTTTGCACTGTGTGTGGGCTTCCTTGTAATGGGAGAGAGATTCTCTTTTTCCTCGCACCAAGTGGTCATTCATGAAGATGAGTGCAAAGGGTATATACAATATGAGAACAAAGTCAGTGGCACGTTTTATCATGGTAAATTCCACAGAAACTGAAACACCTGCATTGGGGGGAAgcatacaaaaaataataattaacaggGCTGGAAAAAAATTGTAGATTTGGCGTTTTGAGGGTGGATGACTCCCCATTTTATTTCTCCCTAGCAGGTGAATTGGGGGGGTCAGGGGAGGTCTGAAACAAATGGCTTGACAAAGAAATGGGAAGGTGAATGGGAATAAATCGAAGATTAATCCACACAAAAAGAGGAACTGTGGGTCAAAACTGCTCAGGGAACGAGAAGTCAGCCTGCTTGGTCATGACGCATGTCAGGCCCATTTTGAACAGTGCCACATATAAATTCATAAAATGAGCAAAGACATAAACAAACAGCTTCCTTCCCATTTTAATACAAATGACAACAAACTCTAGGATACCTTAAAAACATCTACGCTTCCATGGGAAAGAGATTACATCAGGTGATCCATGCATAGAATAGGTTACAGGGAAGGTAAAGGtattctgaatatatatataagaagAAGCAAtccttctgttttcctttttagTAAAGAAAAACAATATAATGTATAATTAGAGAGGATGAGCAGTACTGTAAAATGAGCTAGTGTTTTTCACAATTCTGTAAAAGATTATTTATATCTTTCTGAAGCATGGTGACAAAGTTCTACCAAACTATCCTGGCCTTGGTGTTTGCGATTCAAGAGATCAATGCAAATCCCCACCTTCTGCCCAATGCTACACTCGGTTTCCACATTTATGACAACTACCATAGTGCCAAGATGACATACCACGACATCATGGATTTGCTCTTCAGATCACATCAATCTGTCCCTAATTACAGATGTGACAGAAAGAAAAACCTCATAGCCATCATTGGTGGAGTGGATGGAGATAGCTCTTTCCATATGGCCGACATCTTAGGCCTCTACAAAATTCCACAGGTAAGATTGTTGCATAGAAGGATGAATGATTTGTCAAATTGTACTCTATTATTTCTAGAGGTTATCATGTTGCTGAGATGGGGGATTATGAATTATCACATAATAATTTACAACCAAAGCCTTGAAAAGAGTTGATCACCACAGGGAAAATATGGAACAGGATGAAATGTAGCCTAGTGTACATTTGGTAGACTCCCTTCCAGAGTTGGATTTACTCAAAAACCAACTGAGCCTCAGTTTATGAGGAGTCTATCAGTTAATTTTGTTTTACTAATTTAGCATTTGTGTAATGATGTGGGGCCTATTAAACTTGAGATAGTTAATGGCTTAATATAACATAATGTGGGCCTGCTCTATTCTGAGGACCAGTTTGAACCAATTGGTTAGTATCTTCATATTATGAAAAAGAAATCCTTTAATACCCATTAAACGTTTGAGATAGTTAATGGGCTCAATATAACATAATGTTGGCCAGCTCTATTCTGAGGACCGGTTTGAACCAATTGGTTAATATCTTCATGTTATGAAAAATAAATCCTTTGCAAAATGTTACTTGTCAAATGAGGAACACATATAACGATGACTGTAATAAACATCCTCTAAATGATTCCATACATTTTCTTTTAGCTCACATATGGCTCATTTGCCCTGGAGAGGGATGCCACGGAATTCCCTCAGTTTTACCTCATGGCCCCAAATGAAGCCCATCAATTTCCAGCGATCATCCAGTTGCTCCTCTATTTCCAATGGACGTGGATTGGTCTTCTTATTGTGGATGATGACAGTGGGGAAAACTTTTTGAAGACCCTAGAGCCACTGCTTCTGAGGAATGGAATCTGTTTGGCAGCCACAGGAAGAATCCAAAAACAACCCAGATGGGATACCTTACAAGATCTTTATGGCTTAATATTAAAAGTATATTCACCATTAACAGACAGCAAAGCCAATATAGCTTTATTCTATGGACAATCAGTGACTGTGCACATAATGAACTTTTTGGTATATTTAGGACGTTATACGTTTAATACAAATGTGTTAATGGGAAGAATGTGGATTATGACAGGCCAGGATGATATCACATCATCAGGTTTAACAAGGGGCTTTTGTTGTGACTTGTTCCAAGGAGCTCTTTCTTTCACAATTCATTCTCGTGAGGTTCCTGGGTTCCAGAAATTTCTTCACAACACCAAACCTAATTGGAAAGAGGGAAATGGGTTTCTCGAGGATTTCTGGGTACAAGCATTCAATTGTTCATTTCAAAATTCCCAGGAACCAATGAAGGACAGTGAGACATGTactggggaggagaggctggagaCCATCCCTGGGCCACTTTTCGAAATGGACATGACCGGCCACAGCTACAGCATCTATAATGCAGTCTATGCTGTGGCTCATGTGTTGAATGCCATATCCACATCTGGTTTCTATGTCAGAGAAATTTTGAGGGGGAAAAGGATTGATCCTCAAGATCTCCAGCCTTGGCAGGTAAAATCTCCTGTGTTGACATATTACTTTGTTTTCAGAAACATCTGGCTTTGTTCTCCACACCTAGCTGTGATCATTGAGATTTAtgttattattaaaatatttgttgttTCTCACCTTGTGCTCATTTTGGATCCTGGACATATAGCTGTATCATATcagtgttttttttcttaatcTTATCCATTTCCCCTCCCATTATACCCATTGTCCTTTTTTGTATTTGTCTACAAACATGTATCTCCTAATTCCTGATTTTTGAGGTACAGAAAGGGTCCAATTCTCATTTTTTCACAAGATGACAGGACATCAATATGCATGTATTTTGTCTTCTGCCATTCAAAAAGAGCTGCATGTAAAGGATACTGtatagaaatgtgttaaaaagGAAAGGTGTTTGACAAGCTTACTGTGGGGATTCCAAGAGGATCTTGGATGTTTTCTCTAGAAAGGGCagcattctttcacatgtatCAGTTTTATGAATATATTGTGACCATATTTTCCATTGATATATGACTTTTAGAACAATTTTCCTTCTAGTCTCCATGTATCTCTTCTCAGATGAAAACTCAATTTTCTTGTGTAATTCGCTGGTTTAAGTCTTCCTCTCATTTCCTCCAAAAATTTAGCAGAGGGATCATCTACATTTAACTATAAAGAGTATACTTTTGATATTCTACACAGCTATGCAGAAATTGAAACATCAATTATTTCCTAAAACTCTTCTAAAAATATGGGATTGACAACTGCTGTTGATTCCTCCTATACTGAGGCAACTGGTGAAGCTCCATTTATCATCTCTACCCCAGTTCTGAGCTCTTCTGTCAACAGTAGCGCTTCTTCCAAACAGGAATGTCAGggccaggggaaagggggggtggatTGAGAGGAAGTTGACTCGGAGCATAGAGACTTCCTAGATAAGGATTTGGGCTACTAACCCTCATGATATGTGTGGAGGATGAAGTCCATGTGGAAAGGCACCTGGCATCCACTTCAAAGACTGCAAGAATTGTAGTTTTTTTGTGGGACCATGCTTCCTAAACTGGCTGACTACGTAGAGTTTGCATGAACTCATACATGTGGGGAAGGTGGTTCCTCTTCAAAACCCTTCAGACAAATCCTGTGGAAACAActgctgtttctttttctttctgtagctCCACCACTTTTTCCACAACCTTTCATTTAACAACTCAGCTGGAGAAAGAGTCTCTTTTGGGAAGAAAAAGGAGCTGGGAGCTGGTATTGACATAACACACTTGATTATTTCCCCAAACAACTCCATCCGAAGAGTGAAAGTTGGAAGGGTGGATCCTGATGCTGTTGAAGAAAAACAATTTATCATTCATGAAGATCTGATTGACTGGAGAGGTTTTAACCAGGTATGGATATGGTGTTATTTTCTGTATGCTTTAGGGTCAAAAGTTTCTTATAGTGGGTGACAGGGATTTACAATAAAGCCGGGGCCATCAACTT
This genomic window from Euleptes europaea isolate rEulEur1 chromosome 18, rEulEur1.hap1, whole genome shotgun sequence contains:
- the LOC130489926 gene encoding vomeronasal type-2 receptor 26-like, which gives rise to MVTKFYQTILALVFAIQEINANPHLLPNATLGFHIYDNYHSAKMTYHDIMDLLFRSHQSVPNYRCDRKKNLIAIIGGVDGDSSFHMADILGLYKIPQLTYGSFALERDATEFPQFYLMAPNEAHQFPAIIQLLLYFQWTWIGLLIVDDDSGENFLKTLEPLLLRNGICLAATGRIQKQPRWDTLQDLYGLILKVYSPLTDSKANIALFYGQSVTVHIMNFLVYLGRYTFNTNVLMGRMWIMTGQDDITSSGLTRGFCCDLFQGALSFTIHSREVPGFQKFLHNTKPNWKEGNGFLEDFWVQAFNCSFQNSQEPMKDSETCTGEERLETIPGPLFEMDMTGHSYSIYNAVYAVAHVLNAISTSGFYVREILRGKRIDPQDLQPWQLHHFFHNLSFNNSAGERVSFGKKKELGAGIDITHLIISPNNSIRRVKVGRVDPDAVEEKQFIIHEDLIDWRGFNQVLPISICNDHCYPGFHKKVKEGESCCYDCAPCPEGKFSDRKDMVDCIRCPDDQFPNKHQDQCIEKSVTFLSFEEPLGITSAVLAVSLSLIAALTLEIFVKQRDTHIVKAHNRSITYTLLVSLLICFLCPLLFLGEPRKVTCLFRQAAFTIVFTMAISSVLAKTITVVGAFMATQPGSSLRKWLRKRLTNGILLICSFIQITICMVWLGISPPFPDVDRQTLTREIVAECNEGSVVMFSIALGYLGLLSVLSLIVAFLARKLPDSFNEAKFITFSMLIFCSVWVSFVPTYLSTKGKYMVAVEIFSILASGAGLLGCIFLPKCYIILLKPDLNKKELLISRRN